In one Paraburkholderia megapolitana genomic region, the following are encoded:
- a CDS encoding efflux RND transporter permease subunit encodes MNISKFFIDRPIFAGVLSVLILLGGVISLFQLPISEYPEVVPPSVVVHAQYPGANPKVIAEAVASPLEEQINGVENMLYMQSQANSDGNLTLTVTFKLGTNPDLATQLVQNRVNQALPRLPDDVQRLGVTTIKSSPTLTMVVHLISPNNQYDMTYLRNYALLNVKDRLERIKGVGQVQLWGAGDYSMRIWLDPQKVAQRDLTATDVVNAIREQNIQVAAGTIGASPSVPGTPLQLSVNARGRLRTEGEFGDIVVKTAPDGAVTYLRDLGRIELAASEYGLRSLLDNKPAVALAINQSPGANSLQISDEVRATMKELQQDFPAGVDYKIVYDPTQFVRSSIEAVVHTLLEAIALVVIVVIVFLQTWRASIIPLIAVPVSIIGTFSLLLAFGFSINALSLFGMVLAIGIVVDDAIVVVENVERNIESGLSARDATYKAMQEVSGPIIAIALTLVAVFVPLAFMTGLTGQFYKQFAMTIAISTVISAFNSLTLSPALASLLLRDHGAKPDVLTRVMDRVLGRFFAGFNKVFRRGSTAYSRGVNGALKRKGAMLVVYAVLLGATALITHIVPGGFVPAQDKEYLIAFAQLPNGASLDRTEKVIRDMSAIALKQPGVESAVAFPGLSVNGFTNSSSAGIVFVTLKPFKERGSKTLSAGAIAGALNQQYGTIKDSFVAVFPPPPVLGLGTLGGFKLQLEDHGAVGYAELNNASQAFIKKAATTPELGPTFSSYQINVPQLNVDLDRVKAKQLGVPVTDVFNTMQIYLGSLYVNDFNRFGRVYQVRVQADAPFRQRADDILQLKTRNAAGDMVPLSSLVTVTPTYGPEMVVRYNGYTAADINSGPAPGYSTNQAQAAAERIAAETLPRGVKLEWTDLTYQQMLAGNAGMWVFPISVLLVFLVLAALYESLSLPLAVILIVPMSLLSALTGVWLTQGDNNIFTQIGLMVLVGLASKNAILIVEFARELEHDGHSPLSAAIEASRMRLRPILMTSIAFIMGVVPLVLSTGAGSEMRHAMGIAVFFGMLGVTLFGLMLTPVFYVVLRTLAGGKIHVAQKDSPHQALPATHA; translated from the coding sequence ATGAACATATCTAAATTCTTTATCGACCGGCCAATCTTCGCGGGTGTGCTGTCGGTCCTGATCCTGCTGGGAGGCGTGATTTCGCTGTTCCAGCTGCCGATCTCCGAATATCCGGAAGTGGTGCCGCCTTCGGTCGTGGTTCATGCGCAGTATCCCGGTGCGAATCCGAAGGTGATCGCGGAAGCGGTTGCGTCGCCACTCGAAGAGCAGATCAACGGCGTCGAGAACATGCTGTACATGCAGTCGCAGGCCAATAGCGACGGCAACCTGACGCTTACCGTCACGTTCAAGCTCGGCACCAACCCGGACCTCGCCACGCAGCTCGTGCAGAACCGCGTGAACCAGGCGTTGCCGCGTCTGCCCGATGACGTACAGCGGCTCGGCGTGACGACGATCAAGAGTTCGCCGACGCTGACGATGGTGGTCCACCTGATCTCGCCGAACAACCAGTACGACATGACGTACCTGCGCAACTATGCGCTGCTGAACGTCAAGGACCGGCTCGAACGGATCAAGGGCGTCGGCCAGGTGCAGCTGTGGGGCGCCGGCGACTACTCGATGCGCATCTGGCTCGATCCGCAGAAGGTCGCACAGCGCGACCTGACCGCTACCGATGTCGTCAATGCAATTCGCGAGCAGAACATCCAGGTCGCGGCCGGGACGATCGGCGCGTCGCCGTCGGTGCCGGGCACGCCGTTGCAGTTGTCGGTGAACGCTCGCGGCCGTCTGCGCACGGAAGGCGAATTCGGCGACATCGTCGTGAAGACCGCGCCCGATGGCGCCGTCACGTATCTGCGCGACCTCGGGCGGATCGAGCTTGCCGCATCGGAATACGGTCTGCGTTCGTTGCTCGACAACAAGCCGGCCGTCGCACTCGCGATCAACCAGTCGCCGGGCGCGAACTCGCTGCAGATTTCCGACGAAGTTCGGGCAACCATGAAGGAATTGCAGCAGGACTTCCCGGCTGGCGTCGACTACAAGATCGTCTATGACCCGACGCAGTTCGTGCGCTCGAGTATCGAGGCGGTCGTGCATACGCTGCTCGAAGCCATCGCGCTGGTCGTGATCGTGGTGATCGTGTTCCTGCAAACGTGGCGCGCGTCGATCATTCCATTGATCGCTGTGCCGGTGTCGATCATCGGGACGTTCTCGCTGCTGCTGGCGTTCGGTTTCTCGATCAACGCGTTGTCGCTGTTCGGGATGGTGCTCGCGATCGGGATCGTCGTCGACGATGCGATCGTGGTGGTGGAGAACGTCGAGCGGAACATCGAAAGCGGGCTCAGTGCACGCGATGCGACCTATAAGGCGATGCAGGAAGTGAGCGGGCCGATTATCGCCATCGCGCTCACGTTGGTTGCCGTGTTCGTGCCGCTCGCATTCATGACGGGCCTGACCGGTCAGTTCTACAAGCAGTTTGCGATGACCATCGCGATCTCGACGGTGATCTCGGCGTTCAACTCGCTGACGCTGTCGCCGGCGCTTGCATCGTTGCTGCTGCGCGACCACGGCGCGAAGCCGGACGTGCTGACGCGCGTGATGGATCGTGTACTCGGCCGTTTCTTCGCCGGCTTCAACAAGGTGTTCCGGCGTGGTTCGACCGCGTATAGCCGCGGTGTGAACGGTGCGCTCAAGCGCAAGGGCGCGATGCTAGTCGTGTATGCGGTGCTGCTCGGCGCGACCGCGCTGATCACGCACATCGTGCCTGGCGGCTTCGTGCCGGCGCAGGACAAGGAATACCTGATCGCTTTCGCGCAGCTGCCGAACGGTGCATCGCTCGATCGCACGGAGAAGGTAATCCGCGACATGAGCGCGATTGCGCTGAAGCAGCCGGGTGTCGAAAGTGCGGTGGCGTTCCCGGGTCTGTCAGTGAACGGTTTCACCAACAGTTCCAGCGCGGGCATTGTGTTCGTGACGCTCAAGCCGTTCAAGGAACGCGGTAGCAAGACGTTGTCGGCCGGTGCGATTGCCGGTGCGCTGAACCAGCAGTACGGCACGATCAAGGATTCGTTCGTGGCGGTGTTTCCGCCGCCGCCGGTGCTCGGCCTCGGTACGCTTGGTGGTTTCAAGCTGCAGCTGGAAGACCACGGTGCGGTTGGTTATGCGGAGTTGAACAACGCAAGTCAGGCGTTCATCAAGAAGGCCGCGACGACGCCTGAACTCGGGCCGACCTTCTCCAGCTATCAGATCAACGTGCCCCAGCTGAACGTCGATCTGGACCGTGTGAAAGCGAAGCAGCTCGGCGTGCCGGTCACCGATGTGTTCAACACGATGCAGATCTATCTCGGCTCGCTGTATGTGAACGACTTCAACCGCTTCGGTCGCGTATACCAGGTGCGGGTGCAGGCCGACGCGCCGTTCCGGCAGCGCGCGGACGACATCCTGCAACTGAAGACGCGTAACGCCGCCGGCGATATGGTGCCGCTGTCGTCGCTCGTCACCGTAACGCCGACGTACGGCCCGGAAATGGTGGTGCGCTACAACGGCTACACCGCTGCGGACATCAACAGCGGTCCGGCGCCGGGCTACTCGACGAACCAGGCGCAGGCTGCGGCCGAACGCATCGCGGCGGAAACCTTGCCGCGCGGCGTGAAGCTCGAATGGACCGACCTGACGTACCAGCAGATGCTGGCGGGCAATGCCGGCATGTGGGTGTTCCCGATCAGCGTGCTGCTCGTGTTCCTCGTGCTCGCTGCGTTGTATGAAAGCCTGTCGTTGCCGCTTGCGGTGATCCTGATCGTGCCGATGAGCCTGTTGTCCGCGCTGACCGGCGTGTGGCTCACGCAGGGCGACAACAACATCTTCACGCAGATCGGCTTGATGGTGCTGGTGGGGCTGGCGTCGAAAAACGCGATCCTGATCGTCGAGTTCGCGCGCGAGCTCGAACACGATGGCCATTCACCGCTGTCGGCGGCCATCGAGGCGAGCCGCATGCGTCTGCGCCCGATCCTGATGACGTCGATCGCTTTCATCATGGGCGTGGTACCGCTCGTACTGTCGACCGGCGCGGGTTCGGAAATGCGCCATGCAATGGGTATCGCGGTGTTCTTCGGCATGCTCGGCGTGACGCTGTTCGGCCTGATGCTGACACCGGTGTTCTATGTGGTACTGCGTACGCTCGCGGGCGGCAAGATTCATGTGGCGCAGAAGGATTCGCCGCATCAAGCGTTGCCGGCGACGCACGCCTGA
- a CDS encoding efflux RND transporter periplasmic adaptor subunit produces the protein MSILPLSRPRLAIATVAVLVVAGLGTLGAIRVDARAPAQSASAIVPEVDVATVVQKTITDWQSYSGRLEAIEKVDVRPLVSGTIVSVNFKDGALVKKGDTLFVIDPRPYQAEVDRAAAQLAATQARSGYAQSDWERAQRLLSDNAIAKRDYDEKQNASREANANQKAAEAALETARINLGYTKIVAPVSGRVSRAEITLGNVVSAGASAAPLTTLVSVSPIYASFDADEQTYLQYISRVKDGKVPVELGLADETGYSRSGTIESVDNRLDTSSGTIRVRARFDNADGVLVPGLYARVKVSGSVPHPAVMIDDAAVNTDQDKKFVFVVDKDDHVAYREVTLGAQQEGLRVIKSGLAAGDRIVVNGTQRVRPGDQVRAHMVPMNADVDPNAAPVAQTKTPAAKPAPAQADAQAPAQTQAKAEKNS, from the coding sequence ATGTCCATTCTTCCGCTCTCCCGCCCCCGCCTGGCAATCGCCACGGTCGCAGTCCTCGTCGTAGCCGGGCTCGGTACGCTGGGCGCGATCCGCGTCGATGCACGCGCGCCGGCGCAGTCTGCGTCGGCGATCGTTCCCGAAGTCGATGTGGCGACGGTCGTCCAGAAGACGATCACCGACTGGCAAAGCTATTCGGGCCGCCTCGAAGCCATCGAGAAGGTCGATGTGCGCCCGCTCGTGTCGGGCACGATCGTCTCGGTGAATTTCAAGGACGGCGCGCTCGTGAAAAAGGGCGACACGCTGTTCGTCATCGATCCGCGTCCGTATCAGGCTGAAGTCGATCGCGCGGCGGCGCAGCTCGCTGCCACGCAGGCACGCAGCGGTTATGCGCAGAGCGACTGGGAACGCGCGCAGCGCCTGCTCAGCGACAACGCAATCGCGAAACGCGACTACGACGAGAAGCAGAACGCGTCGCGCGAAGCCAATGCAAACCAGAAGGCCGCTGAAGCTGCGCTCGAAACCGCGCGCATCAACCTCGGCTACACGAAGATCGTCGCGCCGGTGTCGGGTCGCGTATCGCGTGCGGAAATCACGCTCGGCAACGTCGTGTCGGCGGGCGCCAGCGCCGCGCCGCTCACCACACTCGTTTCCGTCTCGCCGATCTACGCATCGTTCGATGCCGACGAACAAACCTATCTGCAGTACATCAGCCGCGTGAAGGACGGCAAGGTGCCGGTCGAACTCGGCCTCGCCGACGAAACCGGTTACTCGCGCAGCGGCACGATCGAATCGGTGGACAACCGGCTCGATACGTCGTCAGGCACGATCCGCGTGCGCGCGCGTTTCGATAACGCGGACGGTGTACTCGTGCCAGGGCTGTACGCACGCGTGAAGGTCAGCGGCAGCGTGCCGCATCCGGCGGTGATGATCGACGATGCTGCGGTCAATACCGATCAGGACAAGAAGTTCGTGTTCGTCGTCGACAAGGATGATCACGTCGCGTACCGCGAAGTGACACTCGGTGCGCAACAGGAAGGCCTGCGTGTCATCAAGAGCGGTCTCGCGGCCGGTGACCGCATCGTCGTGAACGGTACGCAGCGTGTGCGGCCGGGCGATCAGGTGCGCGCACACATGGTGCCGATGAACGCCGACGTCGATCCGAATGCGGCACCGGTTGCGCAGACGAAAACACCTGCAGCGAAGCCGGCACCGGCCCAGGCAGACGCCCAAGCGCCGGCACAGACGCAAGCGAAGGCGGAGAAGAATTCGTGA
- a CDS encoding alpha/beta hydrolase, with protein sequence MDAFKSPYSFTPSAPGLVEDGASLELTDVQIEGYAQPITLRLYRPAAKSGLPVLLYFHGGGFVRGSIDAADSAARYLAERLPALVVSVGYSLAPRFPFPAAPEDAHLAALWAQTNARTFGGNTRRLGVAGHDAGGQLANCLAFIGRDRGDVRIDAQALFGPMLDPSLTRLGDERRLSSDITASECAACYRAYLPQASQRMHPYAAPLESARLAGLPATLVITAQNDVLHVEAEKYASSLIDAGVLTQVVRYPSVSHAAVAEHPAALEEAVRFFQCRFAMRDTRDVRDSREAREVRDARAAKQTT encoded by the coding sequence ATGGATGCATTCAAATCGCCGTACTCCTTCACTCCCTCGGCCCCGGGCCTCGTGGAGGACGGCGCCTCGCTGGAACTCACCGATGTACAGATCGAGGGCTACGCACAGCCGATCACGCTGCGTCTGTACCGGCCTGCCGCCAAGTCGGGGCTGCCGGTGCTGCTGTACTTCCACGGCGGCGGTTTCGTGCGCGGCTCGATCGATGCCGCCGACAGCGCCGCACGCTATTTAGCAGAGCGCTTACCGGCTCTCGTAGTGTCGGTCGGCTATTCGCTCGCGCCGCGCTTTCCGTTTCCCGCCGCACCCGAAGACGCGCACCTCGCGGCGCTCTGGGCGCAGACCAACGCGCGCACGTTCGGCGGCAATACGCGGCGTTTGGGCGTGGCGGGCCATGACGCCGGTGGGCAACTGGCCAACTGTCTCGCGTTCATCGGGCGCGATCGCGGCGACGTGCGCATCGATGCGCAGGCGCTGTTCGGTCCAATGCTCGATCCAAGCCTCACGCGGCTCGGCGACGAGCGTCGACTGAGTTCGGACATCACCGCGAGCGAGTGCGCTGCCTGCTACCGCGCGTATTTGCCGCAGGCGTCGCAGCGCATGCATCCGTATGCTGCGCCCCTCGAATCGGCGCGGCTTGCAGGTCTGCCGGCCACGCTGGTCATCACCGCACAAAACGATGTGCTGCACGTCGAGGCCGAGAAGTACGCGAGCAGCCTGATCGACGCGGGCGTGCTGACCCAGGTGGTCCGCTACCCGAGCGTGTCGCATGCCGCCGTTGCCGAACATCCGGCCGCCCTCGAGGAAGCCGTGCGCTTTTTTCAGTGCCGCTTCGCGATGCGCGACACCCGCGATGTCCGCGACAGTCGCGAGGCCCGCGAGGTCCGGGACGCGCGCGCAGCCAAACAAACAACCTGA
- a CDS encoding LysR family transcriptional regulator, giving the protein MDRLQAMQVFTRVVDTNSFTRAAETLDMPRASVTTIIQNLEAFLGVRLMHRTTRRLSLTPDGAAYYERCVRILADVEETEASFQSGNKKPHGKLRIDMPGSIGRLIVIPSLCEFHTRYPDIDLQLGLTDRPVDLLQEGVDCVVRVGALQDSSLVARRIGLFEGVSCASPDYLAKFGTPQTFEDLEQHKAVNYFSSRTGRVIDWAFLVDGKEVEAKMQGIVSVNDADAYVTCGLEGFGLIQPARFMVLPHLQSGQLVEVLPHLKPLPMPISAVYPHSRHLSSKVRVFVDWIAEVFDRCPLLSGRASLDKTCTMRTPEQREAASALDTPVMTEWVA; this is encoded by the coding sequence ATGGACCGGCTTCAGGCCATGCAAGTGTTCACCCGGGTCGTCGACACCAACAGTTTCACGCGCGCAGCGGAAACGCTCGACATGCCGCGCGCGTCGGTCACGACCATCATTCAGAATCTCGAAGCGTTTCTTGGCGTACGCCTGATGCACCGGACCACCCGGCGCCTCTCGTTGACGCCCGATGGCGCCGCCTACTACGAGCGTTGCGTGCGGATTCTCGCGGATGTCGAGGAAACCGAAGCAAGCTTCCAGAGCGGCAACAAGAAGCCACACGGCAAGCTGCGTATCGATATGCCGGGCTCGATCGGCCGGTTGATCGTGATTCCTTCTCTGTGCGAATTCCACACTCGCTACCCGGATATTGATCTGCAGCTCGGTTTGACAGACCGGCCGGTGGATTTGCTCCAAGAGGGTGTGGATTGCGTGGTGCGCGTGGGCGCGCTGCAGGATTCGTCGCTGGTGGCGCGACGTATCGGGTTATTCGAAGGCGTGTCGTGTGCGTCGCCCGATTACCTCGCAAAGTTTGGCACACCGCAGACATTCGAAGATCTCGAGCAGCATAAGGCTGTGAATTACTTTTCGAGTCGTACGGGACGTGTGATCGACTGGGCTTTTCTGGTGGACGGCAAGGAAGTCGAGGCGAAGATGCAGGGCATCGTGTCGGTCAACGATGCGGATGCTTATGTCACCTGTGGGCTGGAGGGATTCGGTTTGATCCAGCCGGCGCGCTTCATGGTGCTGCCGCATTTGCAGTCGGGGCAACTGGTGGAGGTGCTGCCGCATCTGAAGCCGCTGCCGATGCCGATTTCGGCGGTGTATCCGCATAGCCGGCATCTGTCGTCGAAGGTGCGGGTGTTTGTCGACTGGATTGCCGAGGTGTTCGATCGGTGTCCGTTGTTGAGTGGGCGGGCAAGTCTTGACAAGACTTGTACGATGCGCACGCCTGAGCAGCGGGAGGCGGCTTCTGCGCTGGATACTCCTGTTATGACTGAATGGGTCGCATAG
- a CDS encoding DUF4148 domain-containing protein, whose translation MKHHLIAGLLLSLAASTAAFADGGIGRAGTYNDYTWANSNATRAPKTREEVRAELAQAYRDGSLPALSRNVYPNKSLIASTQAERIAAQERNADNATRVARGE comes from the coding sequence ATGAAACACCACCTAATCGCAGGTCTCCTGCTCTCTCTCGCCGCAAGCACAGCAGCATTCGCCGACGGTGGCATCGGCCGGGCAGGCACCTACAACGATTACACGTGGGCCAACAGCAACGCCACCCGGGCACCGAAAACCCGCGAAGAAGTTCGCGCGGAACTCGCGCAGGCCTATCGCGACGGCTCGCTGCCAGCACTTAGCCGCAACGTGTATCCGAACAAAAGCCTGATCGCCAGCACGCAAGCGGAGCGTATCGCTGCGCAGGAACGCAACGCCGACAACGCCACCCGTGTCGCGCGCGGCGAGTAA
- a CDS encoding purine-nucleoside phosphorylase: MLIRTFSAIPALMLAACAVSPLAANADDSNSFAQNDSGSQARHVKVMIISMFAPEGQVWLDHLGPWQEITVAGLSPDYPTVHCNKQDICVMTTGMGHANAAASTMALTFSPKFDLRHTYFMVAGIAGIDPLRGTVGSAAWAKYLVDFGIQWEIDGREIPPGWTTGYLGINTTGPTQKPPLDYKTEVFQLNTQLADAAFALSRNVTLEDNAQAQAARAKFSYAPANQPPSVIQCDTLAGDTWWSGTDLGQRARDWTNILTDGKGVYCTTQQEDNSTYEALTRAATVKRVDLSRVAVLRSGSDFDRPYAGQTSADNLLNYAAQGGFSIAVDNLYNAGNPLVQDIATHWGEWRDGVPHR, translated from the coding sequence ATGTTGATCCGTACTTTTAGTGCCATCCCGGCCTTGATGCTGGCGGCGTGTGCTGTTTCGCCGCTAGCGGCGAATGCCGACGACAGCAACAGCTTCGCACAAAACGACTCTGGCTCGCAGGCACGCCATGTGAAGGTGATGATCATCTCCATGTTTGCGCCGGAGGGCCAGGTCTGGCTCGACCATCTCGGACCGTGGCAGGAAATCACAGTGGCCGGGTTGTCGCCGGACTATCCGACCGTGCATTGCAACAAGCAGGACATCTGCGTGATGACGACCGGCATGGGTCACGCGAATGCTGCCGCTTCGACGATGGCGCTGACGTTCTCGCCGAAATTCGATCTGCGACATACGTACTTCATGGTGGCGGGCATTGCTGGTATCGATCCGTTGCGCGGCACGGTCGGTTCCGCGGCGTGGGCCAAATATCTGGTCGACTTCGGCATCCAGTGGGAAATCGACGGACGTGAAATTCCGCCGGGCTGGACCACCGGCTACCTGGGTATCAACACGACAGGCCCCACGCAAAAACCGCCGCTCGACTATAAGACCGAAGTATTCCAGCTCAATACGCAGCTTGCGGATGCTGCATTCGCGCTGTCGCGCAACGTGACGCTCGAAGACAACGCTCAGGCACAGGCCGCACGCGCCAAATTCAGCTATGCGCCGGCGAACCAGCCACCGAGCGTCATTCAGTGCGACACGCTGGCGGGTGATACATGGTGGTCGGGTACGGATCTCGGCCAACGTGCACGCGACTGGACCAACATCCTGACCGACGGCAAGGGCGTGTATTGCACGACGCAACAGGAAGACAACTCCACCTATGAAGCGTTGACCCGTGCGGCCACGGTGAAGCGTGTCGATCTGAGCCGCGTAGCGGTGCTGCGTTCAGGGTCCGATTTCGACCGGCCGTATGCGGGCCAGACGAGTGCGGACAATCTGTTGAACTACGCGGCGCAGGGTGGTTTCTCGATTGCAGTCGACAACCTGTATAACGCGGGCAATCCGCTGGTGCAGGACATTGCGACGCATTGGGGCGAGTGGCGCGACGGCGTGCCGCATCGGTAA
- a CDS encoding aldo/keto reductase encodes MDYVKLGRTGIDVSRLCLGCMSYGAPDRGAHAWSLDEAQARPFIKQALDHGINFFDTANVYSLGSSEEIVGRALKDLARRDEIVLATKVFNRMRPGPNGAGLSRKAIMAEIDASLHRLGTDYVDLYQIHRWDYHTPIEETMEALHDVVKAGKARYIGASSMYAWQFSKALHVAEQHGWTRFVTMQNYVNLLYREEEREMLPLCESEGIGVIPWSPLARGRLTREWNTSSARSETDEYGRTLYAHTEEADRKVVERVGEIAAARGVPRAQVALAWVLQKKPITAPIVGATKLHHLDDAVAALSLELSSDEIAKLEELYVPHTVAGFK; translated from the coding sequence ATGGACTATGTCAAACTCGGCCGCACCGGCATCGACGTCTCGCGTCTGTGTCTCGGCTGCATGAGCTACGGCGCCCCCGATCGCGGCGCGCACGCGTGGTCACTCGACGAAGCGCAGGCACGTCCGTTCATCAAGCAGGCGCTCGATCACGGCATCAACTTCTTCGATACCGCCAACGTCTACTCGCTCGGCTCGAGCGAGGAAATCGTCGGACGTGCACTGAAGGATCTCGCGCGTCGCGACGAGATCGTACTCGCCACCAAGGTCTTCAACCGGATGCGTCCAGGACCGAACGGCGCCGGCCTGTCGCGCAAGGCAATCATGGCGGAAATCGACGCCAGTCTGCACCGGCTCGGTACCGACTACGTCGATCTTTATCAGATTCATCGCTGGGACTATCACACGCCGATTGAAGAAACCATGGAAGCGCTCCATGACGTCGTGAAAGCCGGCAAGGCGCGCTATATCGGCGCGTCGTCGATGTACGCATGGCAATTCTCGAAGGCGCTGCATGTCGCGGAGCAGCACGGCTGGACCCGCTTCGTCACGATGCAGAATTACGTGAATCTGCTGTATCGCGAGGAAGAGCGCGAGATGCTGCCGCTGTGCGAAAGCGAAGGCATCGGTGTCATTCCGTGGAGTCCGCTTGCCCGTGGTCGCCTGACGCGCGAATGGAACACGAGCAGCGCGCGTTCGGAAACTGACGAATACGGCCGCACGCTGTACGCGCACACCGAAGAGGCCGATCGCAAGGTGGTCGAGCGGGTCGGCGAAATCGCAGCCGCGCGCGGTGTGCCGCGTGCACAGGTTGCGCTCGCATGGGTGCTGCAGAAGAAACCCATCACAGCGCCGATTGTCGGTGCAACCAAACTACATCACCTGGACGATGCAGTCGCCGCGCTGTCGCTCGAACTCAGCAGCGACGAGATCGCAAAACTCGAAGAGCTTTACGTGCCGCACACGGTGGCCGGGTTCAAATAA
- a CDS encoding MarR family winged helix-turn-helix transcriptional regulator, giving the protein MVKQALTSEAAQLAALAGELRISLSKLIRRVREQASAGDFTSSQQSVLLRLERDGPATVSALARAESVRPQSMRITVAGLEAMGAISGEPDPDDGRQTLITLTSTFRKTVKASRAAKEDWLVHALQAQLSAQEQEQLAAAVKLLQRLADF; this is encoded by the coding sequence ATGGTCAAACAAGCACTCACATCCGAAGCCGCCCAGCTCGCCGCTCTAGCCGGCGAACTGCGCATTTCCCTAAGCAAGCTGATTCGTCGGGTACGGGAGCAGGCCTCCGCAGGCGATTTCACTTCGTCGCAGCAATCGGTGCTGCTGCGTCTGGAGCGCGACGGGCCCGCCACCGTGTCCGCCCTCGCCCGTGCCGAAAGCGTGCGCCCGCAGTCCATGCGCATTACGGTCGCCGGTCTCGAGGCGATGGGTGCCATCAGTGGCGAACCCGATCCGGATGACGGCCGGCAAACCCTGATCACGCTGACCTCCACTTTCCGGAAGACCGTCAAGGCGAGCCGCGCCGCCAAAGAAGACTGGCTCGTCCACGCATTGCAAGCGCAACTGTCCGCACAGGAACAGGAGCAACTCGCCGCTGCGGTGAAACTGCTGCAACGGCTTGCCGACTTCTGA
- a CDS encoding isochorismatase family protein: MALTTLDPDTALIVIDLQKGIVALPLVHSIDAVVERSRALLDAFRERGLPVVLVNVAGGAPGRVERPRQGAPFPPDWTELIAELDRQPGDIVVTKHTWGAFASTDLADQLKKLGVTQVVIAGVATGTGVESTARQAYELGFNVTLALDAMTDGRPEAHDYSINNVFPRLGETGTAQDIIDLLKTRSA, translated from the coding sequence ATGGCCCTCACCACACTCGATCCCGACACCGCCCTCATCGTCATCGACCTGCAAAAAGGTATCGTCGCTCTCCCGCTCGTTCACTCCATCGACGCAGTCGTAGAACGATCGCGCGCACTACTCGATGCGTTTCGCGAACGCGGTTTACCGGTCGTCCTGGTCAACGTCGCAGGCGGCGCACCAGGCCGCGTCGAACGGCCGCGCCAGGGCGCGCCGTTCCCGCCCGACTGGACCGAGCTCATTGCCGAACTCGATCGACAACCTGGTGACATCGTCGTCACGAAGCACACCTGGGGTGCCTTCGCCAGCACCGATCTCGCCGACCAGCTGAAGAAGCTGGGCGTGACCCAGGTCGTCATCGCGGGTGTGGCGACCGGAACCGGTGTCGAATCGACCGCTCGCCAGGCTTATGAACTGGGGTTCAACGTGACGCTCGCGCTCGACGCGATGACTGACGGGCGCCCCGAAGCACACGACTACAGCATCAACAACGTCTTTCCGCGGCTCGGCGAAACCGGCACGGCCCAGGACATCATCGATCTGCTCAAAACAAGGAGTGCCTGA